A genome region from Thermovirga sp. includes the following:
- the ftsA gene encoding cell division protein FtsA — MRRGKVEPIIWSGLDIGSRKISLIVTETDPLSQEAQVIAIGSSRSRGISRGEIRNGDLVVESIRKAVDEVEKAYDLNVRDTFLSIGPSSAFSFVMGQKLSLREEGEPERTVTGKDIKDILKEVLKTARESTQDLLLHAIPLTFSVDSGSSMKDPTGLLGSELAVEVLFIGLAGEEVRKSVSCAEKAGLNVLGVVHKSIASAFGSLSEEELEDGAVVVDIGAGTSTVTYAREGLVRAMAVFPVGGDLVTQDVAELLSIPASKAEYLKREVSLSEAPEDLHDELEFEMGGEPFVVTVRNVLDIVSPRIEEIFFRFIVPKIEEFECEGALRTIVFSGGVAESPGFIDLASESFEIPVRLGVPVKESSLPLHARGCEFSSTVGIANYLLERKNYPENLLKPGSLGSGIAWGLERTGEIMVSNHKKGEAEIKGSDGKSQMARFFDALKNAFKELF, encoded by the coding sequence ATGAGGAGAGGGAAGGTAGAACCCATCATATGGTCGGGTCTTGATATCGGTAGCAGGAAGATCTCACTGATTGTGACCGAAACGGATCCCCTCTCACAGGAAGCACAGGTTATCGCCATAGGTTCCTCAAGATCAAGAGGGATCTCCCGGGGCGAGATTCGGAACGGCGATCTCGTGGTCGAATCCATCAGGAAAGCCGTAGACGAGGTAGAAAAGGCTTACGATCTAAACGTCAGAGACACGTTCCTTTCGATAGGGCCTTCGTCGGCCTTTTCTTTTGTTATGGGACAGAAGTTATCCTTGAGAGAGGAAGGGGAACCCGAAAGAACCGTCACCGGCAAGGATATAAAGGATATCCTCAAGGAAGTGTTGAAGACTGCCCGAGAGAGTACCCAGGACCTTTTGCTTCACGCGATTCCGCTTACCTTCTCCGTTGACTCTGGTTCTTCCATGAAGGACCCGACAGGGCTTTTAGGATCGGAATTGGCCGTCGAGGTCCTCTTCATCGGTCTTGCCGGGGAAGAAGTCCGGAAATCTGTAAGTTGTGCCGAGAAAGCCGGATTGAACGTACTAGGAGTGGTACATAAATCGATCGCTTCCGCTTTTGGCTCTCTCAGCGAAGAAGAGCTTGAAGACGGAGCCGTGGTTGTCGATATCGGGGCGGGTACCTCCACCGTGACCTACGCCAGGGAGGGACTTGTCAGGGCAATGGCGGTTTTCCCGGTCGGTGGGGATCTGGTTACCCAGGATGTCGCGGAATTGCTCTCGATACCGGCATCAAAGGCCGAATACTTGAAGCGCGAGGTATCCCTTTCCGAAGCCCCTGAGGATTTACATGATGAACTTGAATTTGAAATGGGTGGGGAGCCCTTCGTGGTGACCGTCCGGAATGTTCTCGATATCGTGTCGCCGAGAATCGAGGAGATCTTCTTCAGATTCATCGTCCCCAAAATTGAAGAGTTCGAATGCGAAGGAGCGCTTCGGACCATCGTTTTTTCAGGTGGCGTCGCAGAATCTCCAGGATTCATCGATCTCGCCTCCGAGAGTTTTGAAATACCGGTCCGGCTAGGCGTGCCCGTCAAAGAATCAAGCCTCCCTCTCCATGCAAGGGGATGCGAATTTTCCTCCACGGTGGGGATCGCTAATTACCTCCTGGAAAGGAAGAACTACCCCGAAAACCTTCTTAAACCGGGTTCCTTGGGGTCAGGTATTGCCTGGGGCCTGGAGCGGACTGGGGAAATCATGGTCTCGAACCACAAGAAAGGGGAAGCGGAAATAAAGGGAAGTGACGGTAAGTCTCAAATGGCCAGGTTTTTCGATGCCTTGAAGAACGCCTTCAAGGAACTGTTCTAA
- the ftsZ gene encoding cell division protein FtsZ: MAELFEIEGSQSQLREVIKVIGVGGGGGNALNHIVRSGVTGVEFIAANTDIAHLSLSEADVKIVLGRELTKGLGAGADPEIGMRSAEESIDEIREALNGADMIFLTAGMGGGTGTGASPIIAQAAKENGTLVVAVATKPFLFEGHRRITQALEGIENLRGNVDALIVIPNDRLLEITQKETTLLDAFRLADDVLRQAVQGVTDLILRPGLVNVDFADVRTIMMDAGTAIMGIGEAKGDDRASKAAHAAINSPLMDGPITGARGVLFNVTGGPNLGIHEIQEAAQVVTEAADPKATILWGHVLDPELDEKVQITVIATGFASGQSPRRSLSLPRRSGGSFIETEALARRDVLKKVDKDFESSPVDVEDLDTPPEIRRRKFGHQF; encoded by the coding sequence ATGGCAGAACTCTTTGAGATCGAAGGTTCACAGTCGCAGTTACGCGAAGTGATCAAGGTTATCGGAGTTGGTGGAGGCGGTGGCAATGCCCTCAACCACATTGTCCGGAGCGGAGTGACCGGCGTGGAATTCATCGCCGCCAATACTGATATCGCTCACCTTAGCCTCTCCGAAGCCGACGTAAAGATCGTGCTGGGAAGGGAATTGACCAAGGGTCTTGGCGCTGGAGCGGACCCCGAGATCGGCATGAGATCTGCTGAAGAGTCCATCGATGAGATCAGGGAGGCGCTGAACGGGGCTGATATGATTTTCCTTACGGCCGGAATGGGTGGTGGGACCGGTACAGGTGCCTCGCCGATAATTGCCCAGGCCGCGAAAGAAAACGGGACCCTTGTCGTGGCCGTGGCGACTAAACCCTTTCTTTTCGAGGGCCATAGGAGGATAACGCAGGCCCTGGAGGGTATTGAGAATCTTCGCGGCAACGTGGACGCCCTCATCGTAATACCGAATGACCGGCTACTGGAGATCACCCAAAAGGAGACGACCCTCCTCGATGCTTTCAGGCTCGCCGATGATGTGCTGAGGCAAGCCGTTCAAGGTGTCACGGATCTTATCCTCCGTCCAGGCCTGGTCAACGTAGATTTCGCCGATGTAAGGACCATCATGATGGATGCTGGAACGGCCATAATGGGAATTGGCGAGGCAAAGGGGGATGACAGGGCTTCAAAGGCGGCACATGCCGCCATAAACAGTCCCCTGATGGATGGCCCTATTACCGGAGCGCGAGGGGTGCTCTTCAACGTCACCGGGGGACCGAACCTGGGCATCCACGAAATCCAGGAGGCTGCCCAGGTGGTAACCGAAGCCGCCGATCCCAAGGCAACCATCCTCTGGGGTCACGTCCTTGACCCCGAATTGGACGAAAAGGTTCAGATAACAGTAATAGCCACGGGTTTTGCCTCGGGACAAAGCCCCAGAAGGTCGCTGTCGCTGCCCAGAAGAAGCGGGGGATCCTTCATTGAGACCGAAGCTCTCGCCAGGAGAGATGTCCTGAAGAAAGTCGATAAAGACTTTGAGTCGTCCCCTGTCGATGTGGAAGACCTGGATACCCCTCCCGAGATCCGAAGGAGGAAGTTCGGTCATCAGTTTTAA
- a CDS encoding radical SAM protein — protein sequence MKRLSGKYKRENWKYLREQEIELDDLPQGGYPLWAMLYPARYQVGMANLGFQTIIAEMRTLGVGVERFFAGRLSALSVEAERPISNFPLISASVAYEPDILTLLSLFRRWRISPCPEERESLGQAVFGVGGALSYINPLAFSGMADYVVLGDGERVVEHLVREARHYLRHGDRSKFREALAEHPSIYVPSLHDRVILKGEKAQKRRNIIDDLDKARGKSLWIAPSSVFGKTVLVELQRGCRRNCSFCTIPSSFGKPRIRSVGRVLEDIASVGSFGGIQIGLISPETGDYPFLAELLSAVDSLGTAVSFASLRVDNISESMIKSLTGSGRHALTVAPEAGNDRLRRACGKYFTEDDIIERLAMASSMGIRKVKLYFMMGIPGERASDVDDIARLSGRVRAENGLQVTASVGVFVPKPMTPWEKAEMISDGEAHTRKKRLKKLFRDGPAKGCRVNFQEPREAALEFALAWKGLSMAKGFCSHGKGATRVSEPGQEQRVILLEQLGLLGYN from the coding sequence TTGAAACGCCTTTCTGGGAAATACAAAAGGGAGAACTGGAAATACCTTCGGGAGCAGGAAATCGAGTTGGATGACCTTCCCCAGGGAGGTTATCCACTGTGGGCCATGCTTTATCCCGCGCGGTACCAGGTGGGGATGGCAAACCTCGGATTCCAGACGATTATTGCCGAGATGCGGACCCTAGGCGTCGGGGTCGAACGTTTTTTCGCGGGGCGACTTTCCGCCCTTTCGGTGGAGGCAGAAAGGCCTATCTCCAATTTCCCCCTCATTTCCGCTTCCGTTGCCTATGAACCAGATATCTTGACCCTCCTCTCACTCTTTCGTCGGTGGCGCATATCTCCCTGTCCTGAAGAAAGGGAATCCCTGGGTCAGGCCGTTTTTGGGGTCGGTGGTGCCCTGAGCTACATCAACCCCCTGGCCTTCTCGGGGATGGCTGATTATGTCGTTCTCGGTGATGGCGAAAGGGTCGTAGAACACCTGGTGAGAGAAGCCCGTCATTACCTGCGCCATGGGGATCGCTCCAAATTCCGGGAAGCGCTGGCTGAACATCCCTCCATTTATGTGCCTTCCCTGCATGACCGGGTCATCCTGAAGGGCGAGAAAGCCCAAAAGCGCAGGAACATCATTGACGACCTGGACAAGGCGAGGGGGAAAAGCCTCTGGATCGCTCCCTCCTCGGTCTTTGGCAAAACGGTATTGGTTGAACTCCAGAGGGGTTGCAGGAGGAACTGCAGCTTCTGCACCATCCCTTCTTCCTTCGGAAAGCCCAGGATCCGTTCCGTTGGACGAGTCCTGGAGGACATCGCCTCGGTTGGTTCCTTTGGTGGTATTCAGATTGGTCTCATATCACCCGAAACCGGCGATTACCCGTTCCTGGCGGAGTTGCTTTCCGCCGTGGACTCCCTGGGGACAGCCGTATCCTTTGCGTCGCTCAGGGTGGATAATATCAGCGAATCCATGATCAAATCCCTGACTGGAAGTGGAAGGCATGCCCTCACTGTCGCGCCGGAGGCCGGGAACGACAGGCTGAGAAGAGCCTGCGGAAAATACTTTACCGAGGACGATATCATCGAGCGGCTGGCCATGGCCTCAAGTATGGGTATCAGGAAGGTTAAACTTTATTTCATGATGGGTATCCCGGGCGAAAGGGCCTCCGATGTGGACGATATCGCCCGTTTAAGCGGCCGTGTCCGTGCCGAGAATGGACTCCAGGTAACGGCTTCCGTAGGCGTATTCGTTCCAAAACCCATGACTCCCTGGGAAAAAGCCGAGATGATAAGCGACGGGGAAGCCCATACCCGGAAAAAGAGATTGAAAAAACTCTTCCGAGACGGCCCTGCGAAGGGTTGCCGTGTCAACTTCCAGGAGCCGAGGGAAGCCGCCCTTGAGTTCGCCCTCGCCTGGAAGGGCTTATCCATGGCAAAGGGCTTCTGCTCCCATGGAAAGGGAGCCACGAGAGTCTCTGAGCCCGGCCAGGAACAGAGGGTTATTTTGCTGGAGCAACTGGGTCTTCTTGGTTATAATTAA
- a CDS encoding SPOR domain-containing protein, producing MSFRRNRKFKEKPAVFAFGHIMLPLVAILAVGLLILGVRLLFMPPESPVSYPENLEYHEGETPSMSLTAEPVDNSQVVAVPAPGGDEPVTESGTAQAEPAAEGAAPTSTRTGTETKIPMPAQASRGSWVVQIGAFSLKESAETLVGEVRDKNFNAYVTRAEVGGKTYYRVRVPAGDQKVEADNLARELASKGYPTLVTKQE from the coding sequence GTGAGCTTCAGAAGGAACAGGAAGTTCAAGGAAAAGCCGGCTGTATTCGCCTTCGGCCATATAATGCTGCCCCTGGTCGCCATCCTGGCCGTAGGGCTTTTAATCCTCGGGGTCAGGCTTCTTTTCATGCCTCCAGAAAGCCCGGTGAGTTATCCCGAAAACCTCGAGTACCATGAAGGGGAGACCCCGTCCATGTCTCTAACCGCCGAACCCGTCGACAACTCCCAGGTCGTTGCTGTTCCCGCCCCCGGTGGTGACGAACCCGTGACGGAATCTGGAACCGCCCAAGCCGAGCCGGCTGCCGAGGGAGCCGCACCAACATCAACCCGGACCGGGACGGAAACCAAAATTCCTATGCCTGCCCAAGCCTCACGGGGGAGTTGGGTCGTCCAAATCGGGGCCTTTTCCCTGAAGGAATCGGCAGAAACCCTCGTAGGAGAAGTAAGAGATAAAAACTTCAACGCCTATGTGACCAGGGCGGAGGTCGGTGGGAAGACTTATTACAGGGTAAGGGTGCCCGCGGGCGACCAAAAGGTTGAGGCGGATAACCTCGCCAGGGAACTCGCCTCGAAGGGATATCCCACGTTGGTCACAAAACAGGAATAG
- a CDS encoding molybdopterin molybdotransferase MoeA, whose protein sequence is MTRTLPRDEALHTLAQGMGFPWPVGVREGIPIHEALGLVLGADIIAPDASPPFDRSLRDGFAVRSVDLIGVSDASPAFLNLRGEVPMGSIPKMRVGPEEAVQVHTGSALPAGADSIVMLEDTSHAGMLLEVRKPVQKGENLLLKGEEFSKGQKLARKGDILDFRNISALASCGQVAATVCDLGVAIISTGDEIVPAGVKQIQPGMIRDVNSSIILANLARAGIGGEFLGIVPDDPKELKKVFDKALEKFDVLILSGGSSVSARDHSVLLLRELGKGELIVRGLNISPGKPTIVSGDPSRKKLAVCLPGHPHSCAIIALTFLVPLISSLIMGKPLDLFRKISLPAGEDIIGKSGVEEFIPLKIGPEGEARPSWAKSGFLLGMGGSDGLIRLPENTETLRKGSLVEVWLW, encoded by the coding sequence GTGACCAGGACCCTTCCAAGGGATGAAGCCCTGCACACCCTCGCTCAAGGGATGGGATTCCCCTGGCCCGTGGGTGTGAGGGAGGGAATTCCGATCCACGAGGCCCTGGGTCTCGTTTTGGGAGCCGATATCATCGCTCCCGATGCGAGCCCTCCTTTTGACAGGAGCCTTCGGGATGGTTTCGCCGTGAGGTCGGTGGATTTAATAGGCGTTAGTGATGCTTCCCCCGCCTTTTTGAACCTTCGTGGCGAGGTGCCCATGGGTTCGATCCCCAAGATGCGGGTCGGCCCCGAAGAAGCTGTCCAGGTGCATACCGGAAGTGCTTTACCAGCGGGGGCGGATTCCATCGTAATGCTCGAAGACACCTCCCATGCCGGAATGTTGCTCGAGGTTCGAAAACCTGTCCAGAAGGGGGAAAACCTCCTCCTGAAGGGTGAGGAGTTCAGCAAGGGTCAAAAACTGGCTCGCAAGGGAGATATCCTTGACTTTCGCAATATTTCTGCCCTGGCTTCCTGCGGACAGGTTGCAGCCACGGTCTGCGACCTCGGGGTTGCCATTATAAGTACCGGCGATGAGATCGTCCCGGCGGGCGTTAAACAGATCCAACCCGGGATGATCCGGGACGTCAACTCTTCCATCATCTTGGCCAACCTGGCAAGAGCCGGCATCGGGGGTGAATTCCTCGGCATTGTCCCTGATGACCCAAAGGAACTGAAAAAGGTTTTCGACAAAGCCCTGGAAAAATTTGACGTCCTGATCCTGAGCGGAGGTTCCTCGGTCAGCGCCAGGGATCATTCAGTCCTTCTTCTTCGGGAACTGGGCAAAGGGGAGCTGATCGTCAGGGGTCTCAATATTTCCCCCGGCAAACCAACCATTGTCTCCGGCGATCCTTCCAGGAAAAAATTAGCCGTCTGCCTGCCGGGACATCCTCACTCCTGTGCCATAATAGCCTTGACCTTCCTGGTACCCCTTATCTCATCACTTATAATGGGGAAGCCTCTCGACCTTTTCCGGAAAATCTCCCTCCCCGCGGGGGAGGATATTATCGGAAAGAGCGGTGTGGAGGAATTCATCCCCCTGAAGATCGGCCCCGAGGGAGAAGCTCGGCCCTCCTGGGCGAAGTCAGGGTTTCTTTTGGGCATGGGTGGTTCCGACGGCCTGATCAGACTTCCCGAAAACACGGAGACCCTGAGAAAAGGATCTCTTGTCGAGGTGTGGCTTTGGTGA
- a CDS encoding molybdopterin biosynthesis protein MoeA: protein MALVTFEENLDLLSAWSMIERRVLPLGELEEVDLLLFEGHPPRILGKDVLSKRNLPQYPASAVDGFALKASDTANASTRTPARIQEGHYGWVNTGGGVDRSFDSVVMVEDTSLEGSTLLVAKMTTKGENVRPEGEDVTRGQVIARRGDSLDAFLIPLLIASGHSRVSVSRLPRTIFIPTGDEIIPAGEWVSGDVREWARVPETNSYMLRKLFYDWGFPLDVHELVHDDIRLISKAVLESLEAYDLVVIGAGTAKGKRDHSAEVIGKLSDPLFRGVRMKPGRPVIAGVSGNKPLVALPGFPMSALVTCWSIINPLLRRLYGETSAPSPEEAVRASETLKTKFLLHHSSPQGVLEWLRVKCGEIDGTVYSWPLPAGASSTFSISDSDGFALLGSSVLEVPKGSDIEILIRKKVDFKKRVVYQGSNDPAIERIVSYVRERGGDLAIRSVGSLGGLTALARGEGHIASCHLLDPEKGVYNDSFIERLDETRSWRRIKLFGRQQGFLVRKGNPEGIRSVKDLVVTGAFFVNRQPGAGTRILFDHLLREAGADPESINGYDNIAITHFEAAARISGGSADATLGVKAAAEAFETDFIPVMEEDFELVIPERFIDHPGIRILMETLSDEKWRREVDSLGGYRWIF from the coding sequence GTGGCTTTGGTGACCTTCGAGGAGAACCTGGATCTTCTGAGCGCATGGTCCATGATCGAAAGGAGAGTGCTCCCTCTCGGCGAACTCGAGGAGGTGGACCTCCTGCTTTTTGAGGGGCACCCGCCAAGGATCCTGGGCAAGGATGTCCTTTCCAAGAGAAATCTTCCCCAATATCCGGCCTCCGCCGTTGACGGGTTTGCCCTGAAGGCTTCTGACACAGCCAACGCTTCCACCCGGACACCGGCCAGGATCCAGGAGGGCCACTACGGTTGGGTGAACACCGGCGGGGGAGTGGATCGCTCCTTCGATTCGGTCGTGATGGTCGAGGACACCTCCCTGGAAGGAAGCACCCTTCTTGTGGCGAAAATGACGACGAAGGGCGAAAATGTGAGACCCGAGGGCGAGGACGTGACAAGGGGTCAGGTTATAGCCAGAAGAGGGGATTCGCTTGACGCCTTCCTGATACCGCTGCTGATCGCCTCGGGCCACTCCAGGGTCAGCGTTTCAAGGTTGCCGCGGACCATCTTCATACCCACTGGGGATGAGATCATCCCCGCCGGCGAGTGGGTCAGCGGAGACGTCAGGGAGTGGGCCAGGGTTCCGGAGACCAACTCCTACATGTTGAGAAAGCTCTTCTACGACTGGGGGTTTCCCCTGGACGTCCACGAACTGGTCCACGACGATATAAGGCTCATCAGTAAAGCCGTCCTAGAATCTTTGGAGGCCTACGACCTCGTCGTCATCGGCGCCGGAACAGCGAAGGGCAAGAGAGACCACAGTGCGGAAGTGATCGGGAAGCTTTCGGACCCTCTTTTCAGGGGCGTCAGGATGAAACCCGGAAGGCCAGTCATAGCAGGAGTTTCGGGTAACAAACCGTTGGTAGCACTTCCAGGGTTTCCCATGTCCGCCCTTGTGACCTGCTGGAGCATTATCAACCCCCTTTTGCGGAGGCTTTACGGCGAAACCTCCGCTCCTTCCCCCGAAGAGGCCGTTAGGGCCTCCGAGACCCTCAAAACGAAGTTCCTCCTGCACCATTCTTCGCCGCAGGGGGTTTTGGAATGGCTTAGAGTCAAATGCGGGGAGATCGACGGCACCGTTTATTCATGGCCCCTCCCTGCCGGTGCCAGTTCGACTTTTTCCATCTCTGACTCGGATGGATTCGCTCTCCTTGGGTCTTCCGTCCTCGAGGTTCCAAAGGGGAGCGATATTGAGATCCTGATCAGGAAAAAGGTGGATTTCAAAAAGAGGGTCGTCTACCAAGGCTCCAACGACCCGGCCATTGAGAGGATAGTCTCCTATGTAAGAGAAAGAGGTGGCGACCTGGCGATCCGTTCCGTCGGAAGCCTTGGCGGCCTGACGGCGTTGGCCCGAGGAGAGGGCCATATCGCATCTTGCCACCTCCTTGACCCTGAGAAGGGGGTATACAACGATAGTTTTATCGAAAGGTTGGATGAAACCCGGAGTTGGCGGAGGATCAAACTGTTCGGGAGGCAACAGGGATTCCTGGTCAGAAAAGGAAACCCCGAAGGGATCCGTTCCGTTAAAGACCTTGTCGTTACCGGTGCCTTTTTCGTCAACAGGCAACCCGGAGCGGGCACCAGGATTCTTTTTGACCACCTCCTGAGGGAAGCCGGGGCCGATCCGGAATCAATCAATGGCTATGACAACATCGCGATTACCCATTTCGAAGCGGCCGCCAGGATATCGGGAGGTTCAGCCGACGCCACCTTGGGCGTCAAGGCGGCGGCGGAGGCTTTCGAGACCGATTTCATACCCGTAATGGAAGAAGATTTCGAACTCGTCATTCCCGAACGCTTCATCGATCATCCGGGAATCCGGATTCTCATGGAGACTCTTTCCGACGAGAAGTGGAGACGTGAAGTTGACTCCCTGGGGGGGTACCGATGGATATTTTGA
- the moaA gene encoding GTP 3',8-cyclase MoaA, with protein sequence MDILKDRFERRLNYVRISITDRCNYRCVYCMPEEGLEWIPHDRIMTYEEIIFLAQILGGLGVEKIRFTGGEPLVRKGFFPFLDAFSASVPGIRTVLTTNGSLIPQFIDEIGRSGLSGVNVSLDTLDEDLFRFITRNGRLRDAIEGIRLLAERTTIPIKINTVLMKGVNDGEVEALLDFARSHRATLRLIEFMPLDDSIWKKGLFIPASEIIQRLPDPEMWERLDNSSDHSAGPARYFRHLTTGQRVGLIEAVSHHFCHKCNRLRVSATGIMRPCLFSEDGIFLRPALISGDAAEVEALVLRAVNIKPGSYDQARTGSMHMSRIGG encoded by the coding sequence ATGGATATTTTGAAAGATCGCTTCGAAAGGCGACTCAACTATGTCAGGATCTCGATCACTGACAGGTGCAATTACCGATGCGTCTACTGCATGCCGGAAGAAGGTCTCGAATGGATCCCCCATGACAGGATAATGACCTACGAGGAAATAATTTTCCTGGCACAGATCCTGGGAGGGTTGGGAGTCGAAAAGATACGTTTTACCGGTGGGGAGCCCCTGGTGAGGAAGGGGTTTTTCCCCTTTCTTGACGCCTTCAGCGCTTCGGTCCCTGGGATCCGTACCGTCCTGACCACCAATGGCAGCCTGATCCCCCAGTTCATCGATGAGATAGGCCGGTCAGGACTTTCCGGTGTGAATGTCAGCCTTGACACCCTGGATGAGGATCTTTTTCGCTTCATAACGAGGAATGGTAGGCTCCGGGACGCCATCGAAGGCATCAGGCTCCTGGCGGAGCGAACGACGATACCCATCAAGATAAACACCGTCCTCATGAAGGGGGTCAACGATGGCGAGGTCGAGGCCCTGCTTGACTTTGCCAGGTCTCATCGGGCCACGCTGCGCCTTATCGAATTCATGCCCCTCGATGATTCCATATGGAAAAAGGGCCTGTTCATCCCGGCTTCCGAAATTATTCAAAGGTTGCCCGATCCGGAAATGTGGGAAAGGCTGGATAACTCCTCCGACCACAGTGCTGGACCCGCGCGTTATTTCAGACACTTGACCACCGGCCAGAGGGTCGGCCTGATTGAGGCGGTCTCCCATCACTTCTGCCACAAATGCAATAGGCTCCGCGTTTCCGCCACCGGGATCATGAGGCCCTGTCTTTTCTCCGAAGATGGGATCTTCCTGAGGCCCGCGCTTATTTCCGGCGACGCCGCCGAGGTGGAAGCCTTGGTCCTCCGGGCAGTGAACATAAAACCCGGATCCTACGACCAGGCCCGAACGGGATCGATGCACATGTCGCGGATAGGGGGATGA
- the moaC gene encoding cyclic pyranopterin monophosphate synthase MoaC, translating into MDGLSHLDHSGRPVMVDVGEKKPTKREALAEGFVRFPEKVFHSLMEGRSTKGDVLRVAEVAGIMGAKQTSVLVPLCHPLRLNHVSVSCDLEPKGRVARITCTVRATDVTGVEMEALTGVSVAALTLYDMCKAIDKGIIIERIRLLGKSGGKSGEYRGEDGA; encoded by the coding sequence ATGGACGGATTATCTCATCTTGACCACTCCGGAAGACCTGTTATGGTCGACGTGGGCGAGAAAAAACCCACTAAGAGGGAAGCCTTGGCCGAGGGGTTCGTTAGATTTCCCGAAAAGGTCTTCCATTCCCTGATGGAGGGCAGGAGCACCAAGGGAGATGTCTTGAGAGTCGCCGAAGTTGCGGGGATAATGGGAGCCAAACAGACCTCGGTCCTGGTGCCGTTATGTCACCCCCTGAGGCTGAATCATGTTTCGGTCTCCTGCGACCTGGAACCTAAGGGAAGGGTGGCCAGGATAACCTGCACCGTCAGGGCGACGGATGTAACGGGGGTCGAAATGGAAGCGCTGACGGGGGTATCAGTGGCGGCGCTGACCCTTTATGATATGTGCAAGGCGATTGACAAGGGGATTATCATTGAACGGATTCGGCTTCTTGGGAAGAGCGGGGGCAAATCCGGCGAATACCGGGGGGAAGACGGGGCGTGA
- a CDS encoding MogA/MoaB family molybdenum cofactor biosynthesis protein — protein sequence MKNRVLGFSGRFSDRPMVYLHSDDLGNPLVDGLALELVLEEAGKGSFSEGVFGIRVREVPLVGPGDFLHFSDGVILRRQERPDQKRSFLVVDKGFLLVSSSFDLWPSLTVGVLTVSDKGSRGERIDTAGPALERSLPILGGILSKSGIVPDETVKISDKIREWMAAGVDIVLVTGGTGISARDVTPEAVKSLGCREIPGIGEYMRWKTSFENVRSILSRSLAVACSGTIVITLPGSERGAVQCFSAIAPVLRHAVEVVTGRSGDCAVPHQ from the coding sequence GTGAAAAACAGGGTTCTTGGTTTTTCCGGCCGATTCAGTGATCGCCCAATGGTGTACCTCCATAGCGACGACTTGGGGAACCCCCTTGTCGATGGCTTGGCCCTTGAGTTGGTCCTTGAAGAAGCGGGAAAGGGCTCGTTTTCCGAAGGGGTCTTCGGGATCAGGGTCCGCGAGGTGCCCCTGGTCGGGCCGGGTGATTTCCTTCATTTTTCCGATGGGGTGATCCTTAGGCGCCAAGAGAGGCCCGATCAAAAGAGATCCTTCCTCGTGGTCGACAAGGGATTCCTGTTGGTTTCGTCTTCTTTTGACCTGTGGCCGTCCCTCACGGTGGGAGTCCTGACCGTGAGCGACAAGGGAAGTCGGGGCGAAAGGATAGATACCGCCGGGCCCGCCCTGGAGAGGTCGTTGCCCATCCTAGGGGGTATCCTGTCTAAGTCAGGGATCGTCCCCGACGAAACCGTCAAGATCAGCGACAAGATCCGGGAATGGATGGCAGCCGGGGTTGACATCGTCCTGGTCACTGGAGGAACGGGCATTTCCGCCAGGGATGTCACTCCTGAAGCGGTAAAGTCCTTGGGATGCAGGGAGATTCCCGGCATCGGCGAGTACATGAGATGGAAGACGTCCTTTGAAAACGTGAGGTCCATCCTCTCCAGGTCCCTCGCCGTGGCTTGTTCCGGTACAATTGTGATCACGCTGCCGGGAAGCGAAAGGGGAGCGGTGCAATGCTTCAGTGCTATTGCCCCGGTTCTCCGCCATGCCGTGGAAGTAGTGACGGGGAGGAGTGGGGATTGCGCCGTGCCTCATCAATGA